The Deinococcus puniceus genome segment GAACCGCACCTACCAGCAGGGCGTGACCTATGCGCCGCGCACCGACTACCTGCACTGCTTTGGGCACGAGCTGGCCTACGTGCTGGGCGTGGAAAAACTGCTACAAGCCGAGGTGCCGGAGCGGGCCACCATCGTCCGGGTCATCCTGCACGAATTGGGCCGGATTCACAGCCATCTGGTCTTCGTGGGCACAGGGATGCTGGATTTGGGAGCGTTGACGCCGTTTTTCTACGCCTTCCGCGAAAAGGAAGCCCTGCAAGACCTGTTCGAGTCGGTCTGCGGCTACCGCATGAATCAGGGCTATTTCCGCGTGGGCGGCCTGTCCCGCGATATTCCCGAAGACTGGCCTGCCCGCGTGTCGGTGTTTCTGGAGCAGTTTGAAAAGGGCGTGACCGAGTACGAGAACCTGTTTGCCAAGAACCCGATTTTCCTAGACCGTGCGACGGGCGTCGGCGTTATTCCGCGTGATGTGGCGCTGGATTTGGGCCTGACCGGGCCGAACCTGCGGGCCAGTGGCGTCGCCCTCGATCACCGCAAGGCCAACCCGTACTGCGGCTACGAAAACTACCAATTCGATGTGCCCGTCAGCACCGCCGGAGACAGCCTCGCCCGTTTCCAGTTGCGCCTGATGGAATTCCGCGAGAGCGCCAAAATCGTGCGGCAGGCGCTAAAAATGCTGAAGCCGGGGCCAGTCAAAGACCCGAACCGCAAGATCAGCTTGCCGCCGCGCCACGAGCTTGAAACCAGCATGGAAGCGGTCATCCACCATTTCAAACTGGTCACGGAGGGCTTTCACCCGCCTGTGGGCGAAGTGTACGTGCCCGTAGAAAGCGCACGCGGCGAGGTGGGCTATTACATCGTGTCGGACGGCGGTTCTATGCCCTACCGAGTGAAAATTCGCGCCCCCAGCTTCGTGAATCTGCAGGCGCTGGAGTATGCCTGCGTGGGCAGCCAATTCGCTGACCTGATCACCATTCTCGCAACGATTGACCCCGTGCTGGGGGATGTGGATCGGTGACGGGGATGGATTCCATAGAGCGAATGGTACGAACGAACGGACGCATCAATGCGGCAATGATTGATGGGCTGGAACCGGACGACTGGAACCTTACGGACGGCCTGGGCGGGGAAAGCATTCGGGATCAACTGACCCATATTGCTCATTTTCGCTACGGATGGCTGAAGGAACTTGCGCCCGAACATATGGGAAATGCTCGCGCCACCATGAAGCGCGGTGACGACGGCAGTATTCAAATGCTGATCAGCGAACCGGAAGACATCAAAACATCTTTGTTGGACGGTGATGAAGCTGCGTTTCAGGCTGTTCAAGCCGCCAAAGCACAGGGCCGGAGCTTTGAAGGATACGCCGATCCAGCCATGATTCTTGCCCGAACTTTGGCGCACGATGCCAATCATCGGGGAACCATCATGAGTGTTTTGCGGATTAATGGCAGAAAACGGCCTGAAATTCGCCAAGCAATGTATGGGCTATGGGGAGAAGAATGACCTATTTTGAAGATAAACAACCCCTCGTGGCCGACATTTTCAGCCGCTATCCGGCCTCGCCGCAGGGCCGCCGCTCGGCGCTCATGCCCTTGCTGCGTGAAGTCCAGAACGCTTACGGCTACGTGTCCGAACCTCAGATGACCGAAATTGCCGCGCTGTGCGGCACGACGGCCACCGAAGTTCGCAGCGTCATGAGCTTTTATTCCACGTACCACACGGTGCCTACAGGCAAATACCACCTTCAAGTCTGTTCTACGCTGATGTGTTCCTTGGCGGGCAGCGACGAACTGTGGGATCACCTCGTGGAGACGCTGGACGTGCAACCCGGCGAAGTGTCGCCCGATGGCCGATTCAGCGTGCAGAAGGTGGAATGCCTCGGCTCCTGCGGTACGGCCCCCATGATGCAGATTGGTGATGAGGGCTACTACGAGAACGTGACCCCCAGCAAGTGCGCCCGCATTCTGGCCGCCCTGCACGCCGACGCGCCGCCCACGCCCGACAACCCTGTGCCCGTGACCGTGAACGCCGAGGGGCGGCAAACGCTGGCAAACGGAGACATGGTGGGGGCCAGTATCGGCGGTCTTTCTCCCCTGACCGGAGGCACCGCATGACCGCCACCCTGACGCCGCCCAAGCCGATTACCAGCGGCAAAGACCCCCGCTTTGCACCCACGCTGTATGCCCATGTGGGCCAAGATCAAAGCTGGACGCTGGAGTACTACCGCCAGCACGGGGGCTACCAAGCCGTCACGCGGGCCTTCGCCATTGGCAACGACGCTGTAATTGATGAAGTCAAGAAATCCGGCCTGCGCGGACGCGGTGGCGCGGGCTTTGCCACTGGCCTCAAGTGGTCGTTCATGCCGCTCAACGACGGCAAGCCGCACTACATCATCTGCAACGCCGACGAGTCCGAACCCGGTTCTTTCAAAGACCGCTACCTGCTCTCCGAAGACCCGCACCAACTGATTGAGGGCATGATTATTGCCGCGTTTGCGATGCGGGCCTCGGTGGGCTACATCTACATCCGGGGCGAGTACGTGCACGCCGCCGAGCGCATCTGGGCCGCCATTCACGAGGCGCGGGATGCCGGGCTGCTGGGCCAGAACATTCTGGGCAGCGGCTTCGATTTCCAGATTCACCTGCACCGGGGCGCGGGCGCGTACATCTGCGGCGAAGAAACCGCGCTGATGAACTCGCTGGAGGGCCTGCGGGCCAATCCGCGCCTGAAGCCGCCGTTTCCCGCTGCCGCTGGCCTGTACGGCCTGCCCACCACCATCAACAACGTGGAAACCTTCTGCGCCGCCACCCAGATTCTGAAATTCGGCCCCGACTGGCACGCGGGCATGGGCACCGAAAAGAGCAAAGGCATGAAGCTGTTTCAGATCAGCGGCCCGGTGGCGCGGCCCGGCGTGTACGAGTTGCCGCTGGGCACCACCTTCCGCGAACTGATTTTCGACTGGGCGGGTGGCCCGCTGGAAGAGATCAAGGCCGTGATTCCCGGCGGTTCCAGTTGCCCCATGCTGCCCTACGACGACAAAACGCTGGACACGCCGATGGATTACGAAGCCATTGCCGCCGCCGGAAGCATGTTGGGCACGGGCGGCGTCACGCTTATTCCGAAGGCCGACTGCATCGTGAACGCCACTTGGAACATGGTGCGCTTTTACGCCCACGAATCCTGCGGCAAATGCACGCCCTGCCGTGAAGGGATTTCGAGTTGGATGGTCAGGATGTACGAGAAACAGGTGCGCGGGCATGGGCAACCCGGCGACGTGCAACTGATCCTCGATATGTCCGAAAACATCGGCGGGCGCAGCTTCTGCGCGTTGGCGGATGCCTGCCTCGGCCCGGTGCTGAGCAGCATCAAGCTGTTCCGCGAAGAATATGACGCGCTGGCGAATACGCAAACGCCGCTGTATGGGCCGCGCAAAAGGTGGAAAGAGGCATGAAAGTCACCATAGATGGCGTCCAAGTCGAACTGCCCGCCGGAACCTCGGCCATCGACGCCGTGTTCCACGCGGGGCAGGATGTGCCGTTTTTCTGCGCCCACTCGTACCTGTCGCCCGTGGGCGCGTGCCGGATGTGCCTGATCGAATCGGGCAGCCCGCGCAAAAACCCAGACGGCTCCTTTGTGATGGAAGGGGAGGGCGACGCCGCCACACCCAAGATTTTCTGGTTCCCCAAGCCGATGGCGTCCTGCACCATGCAGGCCACCGAGGGCATGCACATTCGCACCGCCGCCACGTCCGATGTGGTGGCCAAGGCGCAGGCGGGCATGATGGAATTCACGCTGCTGAACCATCCGCTGGACTGCCCCACCTGCGATAAGGGCGGCGCGTGCGAGCTGCAAGACCGGGCCTTCGAGTACGGCTACGGCGCGAGCCGCTTCGGCTTTGACCGCCGCCACGCCGACAAGCATTACCCCCTGTCGGACTTCGTGATCTTGGATCAGGAGCGCTGCATTCACTGCAAACGCTGCGTGCGCTATTTCGAGGAAGTGCCGGGGCAAGAGGTGCTGGACTTTATCGAGCGCGGCGGGCACACTTTCATCGACACCGAAGAGGGCGGCCTGCCCACCGGATTTCAGGGCAACATCACCGACATTTGCCCGGTGGGAGCTTTGCTGGACAACGTGGCCCGCTTCCGGGGACGCAACTGGGAATACGATCATACGCCCACCACCTGTACCCTCTGCCCCGCCGGATGCTCGATTACCGCCGACGCCCGCAATGGCCGCCTGGAGCGCGTGGTGGCCCGCGAAAACCGTGACGTGAACGAGGCTTGGATCTGTGATGCGGGCCGCTTCGGGCACGTGTTCGCCTCCGAAGCACGGCTGACCAAACCGCTGATTCGTGTGAACGGCGAACTGGTGGAAACGGGCTGGGATGAAGCCATCGCCGCCATTCGTGCAGGCTTGGGCGGCATGAACACCGCCGATCTTGCCCTGTTCCTGCACGCCGACTCCACGCTGGAAGAAGGCGCGGCGCTGGAAGCCTTGGCCGCACTGACAGGCACGAATTCGGTGGATCACTGGCCCCGCTATCCCGCCGAAATCCCCTCTAACGCCACCCTGAACGACATTGCCACTGCCGACGCTGTGGTGGTGCTGGGTGCAGATTTGGGCGAAGAAGCCCCGATTGTCGAACTGCGGGTGCTGGAAATGCTGCGCGGCGGCATCTTGCCCCCGGAATACGCGCATGGCACGGCCATTGCCGACTTGCGCCTCGTCGAACGGCCTGCGCGGAAGCCGGAAAAGCTGGCCGTCATCGGCTCGGCTTCCCGCTTGTCGGGCAATGCCGGAACCTTCGTGCAGGCTGCCAACGTTGACCTGCTGACCCTCATTCGCCCCGATTCCGAAGGCGCACGGGCCGCTCTGAACCTGCTGAACAGTGCCCAGAATCCGGTGCTGATCTTAGGTGCAGACGTGTTGAACGGGGCTTCTGCGGGTGCATTCGCCACCCAACTGAGCGACCTCGTTTCGCGCACCGGGGCCAAAGTCATGGCGATTCCAGCCGCCGCCAACAGCCGGGGCCTCGCACATCTGAACCTCGTGCCACGCAGTGGAGGGCAGGGCTATGCCGCCGTCAATCACACGCGGGCGGCCTTCATTTCCCGCCTCGATCCCGTCGCCACCGGACAGCGCTTGGGTGGCTTCACCATCGTCCACGACACGCACCTGACCGCCACCGCGCAGGCTGCCGACGTGGTGTTGCCCGCCGTCACCAACTACGAAAAGCGCGGCACCACCGTGAACGTCGAAGGCCGCCTCCTGCCTCTGCAACAAGCCGCCCTGAACGCGGGCGAGGCCGCTGACCTGACCCGCACACTGGCCGCCTTAGCCGAAGCCTTGGGCCTGCGCACCCGCATTCGTGGCCTCAAATCCGCACAGGCCCTGCTGCAAACCCGCCTCGGTGTAGACGTGACCGACCTGCCCGAAGCTGGAGCCATTCGCCCCCTCGGCCCCGTGTACGCCGCGCCCACCGGACAAACGCACCGCCCGCAGCTCTGGACGGAGCGCATGACCCTCAAGCCTGACCCGTGGAAGGCCACTTGGGTTGACCGCATAGAGAGTCTGGTGGACAACAAGTGGGAACTGCCGATGGCGGGAAGCGGCCCACAGCTGACCAATTCTCAGGTCACAGGGAGCGACGACTGATGCCGGATTGGATTATTCAACTGCTGATTACGCTGCTCAAGGGGGTGGGCGTGGCACTCGGCCTGCTCACCACCTTCGCCTACATGACCCTGATCGAGCGGCGGCTGCTGGCCCGCATGCAGATTCGGCTGGGGCCAAACCGCGTCGGCCCGATGGGACTCTTGCAGCCGCTCGCTGACGCCATCAAGAGCATTTTTAAGGAAGACCTGACGGTTACGCTGGCCGACAAGCTGGTGTACACTCTCGCACCAATTATCGCCATCGGGTGTGCGCTAACCGCCTTTGGTGGCCTGCCTGCTGGCCCTGCCGGAAGCTTGTTCGGGGCAGATCCTTGGGTGTACAACCTCGACGCCGGACTGTTGGCGTTGCTGGCGATCACGTCTATGGGCGTGTACGGCATCTTCCTCGGCGGCTGGGCGTCGGGCAGCAAATACCCGATTCTGGGCGGCCTGCGTTCCAGCGCCCAGATGATTTCCTACGAACTCGGCATGGGCCTCAGCGTCCTCGGCCTGCTGATGCTCGTCGGCTCCACGTCCTTTCACGCCATCACCAACTGGCAGGCCAACAGCGGCTGGCTGATCATGTTTCAACTCACGGCCTTCGTGCTGTTCCTGATCAGTTCGTTTGCCGAAACCAACCGCACCCCCTTCGACCTGCCGGAAGCCGAACAAGAAATCGTGGCGGGCTACCTGACCGAGTACAGCGCGATCAAGTGGGCACTGTTTCAGATGGCCGAATACGTGAACATGATCACGGCCTCGGCGGTCATGGCAACGCTGTTTTTTGGCGGCTACCGGGGGCCAGCGTTCCTGGAGGGCCTGATCCCCGGCATCGCCAGTTGGCCTTTCATCTGGCTGTTCGCCAAGATCGCCGCGTTCCTGTTCCTGTTCATCTGGGTGCGTGCCACGTTGCCCCGCCTGCGCTACGACCAACTGATGCGCTTTGGCTGGAAGCTGCTGCTGCCTGTAGCCCTCGCCAACACGGTACTCACGGCGGCCATCATCGCCTTTACAACGGGCAGCCTGCGCGTGTGGCTCCTCATTCTGTTGGGCGTCACGGGCGTGGCCCTGCTCATCGGCTTCAGTGACCGGATGCGCGTGCTGTGGACGGCTCCCACCGTTCGCCGCGAAGACGTAAACCTGAGTCCTGCGCGGCCTGCCGGGGGAGACTGAATGTTAATCTTGCCTGTCTTCTGCCCACTCCAAATCATTTCCTTATCACTCACTCGTTTCACTGCCGGAGGCAACTATGGGCGTCCTTGAGATCGCCAAGGGCATGGGCATCACGCTCGGCAAACTGTTTCAAAAGCCCGTGACTGTCAGCTACCCCGAACAGCGGGCCACCCTGCAACCCCGCTTTCGTGGGCGGCATGTGCTGACCCGCCACCCCGGCACCAACCTGGAAAAGTGCATCGGCTGTAGCCTATGCGCCGCCGCCTGCCCCGCCTACGCCATATACGTGGAGGCCGCCGAAAACGACCCCGCCAACCCCACCAGCCCCGGCGAACGCTACGCCAGCGTGTACGAGATCAACATGCTGCGCTGCATCTTCTGCGGCATGTGTGAGGAAGCCTGCCCCACCGGAGCGGTGGTCATGGGCAACGAGTTCGAGATGGCCGATTACCGCTACGGCGACTTCGTGTATGCCAAAGAAGACATGCTGGTGGGTGTGGAAGGCAGCTTGCCCCAGCGCCGCGAAGCCGCCCGCAAAGGTCAACCGGTGCGGCTCGGCTTCAAGGTGGAAGGCGGCCCCAGAGCCGAATTGGAGGGGGTGACGTACCCTCAATGATGCTCGCGTTCATCATTCTCGGCGCTCTGGCGCTCGTGGGCGGTGTCATCACAATTGCTGCCCGCAACGCCGTTCATGCCGCACTTGGCCTTGTCGCCACGTTGCTGTGCGTGGGCGGTCTGTTCGCCACCATGAACGCCTCATTCTTGGCGGCCACACAGGTCATCGTGTACGCCGGGGCCATCATGGTGCTGTTCCTGTTCGTCATCATGCTCCTCAATGCCAACCAACCCGTGACCGGGCGCGATCCGGTGCCCTTAGTGCGCGAACTGGCGGGCATCGGCGGCACGCTGCTGGCCGGGGCCTTCGTGGTGCTGGCCTTCACTTACGAAGACCCCCGCCCCCTGACCGAATCGGCGGCGGCTCTGCGTGACGGCACAGCGGGCGCCATTGGCGAAACGCTGCTCACCCGCTTTTTGCTCCCGTTCGAGGCAGTCAGTGTGCTGCTGCTCGTAGCTATCGTGGGCGCAGTGGCGCTGGTGCAGCGGCCTGTGCCCCAGCCGGACGGCGTGCCAGACACCGAACCCGCTGGCGTGCTGTCTCCGGAGACTGGCCTGATTTTTGAAGCGGTGAACCAACAAGCGGCCCTCAAACAAACTGTACTGAAAGAAGCCACACTGGAAGAAAGGGGGCGTGCCTGATGGTTCCCACCACGTATTACATCGCGCTGTCGGGCCTCCTGTTCGCGCTCGGCATGATCGGCGTCCTCACCCGCCGCACCGCCATCATGGTGTTCCTGAGCGTAGAGCTGATGCTGAACGCCGCCAACATCGCCCTCGTCGCCTTTGCCCGCTCGTGGGGCGACTTGACCGGGCAAACCGCCGTGTTCATCGTCATGACCTTGGCTGCCGCCGAAGTCGCCATCGGTCTCGCCATCATCATCGCCATCTTCCGCAAGCGGGAAACCACCAACGTGGATGATCTCGCCACCCTCAAAGGCTGAGTGCAGACAGTGCCCCTTTATCTTCTCCCGCTGTTTCCGCTCCTCGGCTTCGCCCTGCTGATCTGCCTGCCGCGCCTGTTTCCCGGCAAATCCGGCGGCCTGCTGGGTTCGGCTGCGGTTCTCGCCAGCTTTCTAGTCGCGTTGGTGCGCTTTTTCGGCCAAACTGACACGCCCTCCCACGAAATTCTGTGGACGTGGCTGCCCAATATGGCCCTGAATGCCAACCTCAGCGTCGGCTTTTACCTCGATCAACTGAGCGCCCTGATGGCCCTGATCATCACGGGCGTCGGCTTCCTGATTCACGTCTATTCCCTGAGCTACATGAGCCACGATCCCAAATTCACGCGCTTTTTTGCGTTCCTGAATTTCTTCGTGGCGATGATGCTGATTCTGGTCTTGGCCGACTCCTACCCCCTCATGTTCGTGGGCTGGGAAGGCGTGGGCACGGCGTCTTACCTCCTCATCGGCTTCTGGTACGCCGGACGCCACGCCGCCACCACCAATCCCCAACTGGCCGATGAAAGCAACCGCGAGGGCATCAGCAATTCCAACGCTGCCCGCAAAGCCTTCATCATGAACCGCATCGGCGACTTGGGCTTCATGCTGGGCATGTTCCTGATCTACAAGCTGTACGGCACGCTGTCTATTCCCGAGCTGGCCGAACGCGCCGAATCCACGCGGGTAGCAGTGGCCGGAATAGAACTGGCCTGCCTGTTCCTGCTGGTGGGCGCTATCGGCAAAAGCGGCCAGTTGCCCCTCACCACTTGGCTTCCTGACGCGATGGCTGGCCCCACCCCGGTATCGGCCCTGATTCACGCGGCCACGATGGTCACGGCGGGCGTGTATCTGGTGGCTCGCAGCCACTTCCTGTACGATCTGGCCCCCAACGCCTCGCTGTGGGTGGCCTGGATCGGCGGCCTGACGGCACTCTACGGTGCGCTCTCAGCCCTCAACCAGCACGACATCAAGAAGATTCTGGCCTATTCCACCGTGTCGCAACTGGGCTACATGTTCATGGCGGTGGGCCTGCATGCGTACTCGGCGGGCGTGTTCCATCTGCTCACCCACGCCTTCTTCAAAGCCCTGCTGTTTCTCGCGGCGGGCGCGGTCATTCACGCCCTGCACGATCAGCAA includes the following:
- the nuoD gene encoding NADH dehydrogenase (quinone) subunit D; its protein translation is MTVTQSKKLAPIERDTENSGALMHTEIMSLNVGPQHPSTHGVLRLVVDMDGEYVIKVTPHMGYLHTGFEKTFENRTYQQGVTYAPRTDYLHCFGHELAYVLGVEKLLQAEVPERATIVRVILHELGRIHSHLVFVGTGMLDLGALTPFFYAFREKEALQDLFESVCGYRMNQGYFRVGGLSRDIPEDWPARVSVFLEQFEKGVTEYENLFAKNPIFLDRATGVGVIPRDVALDLGLTGPNLRASGVALDHRKANPYCGYENYQFDVPVSTAGDSLARFQLRLMEFRESAKIVRQALKMLKPGPVKDPNRKISLPPRHELETSMEAVIHHFKLVTEGFHPPVGEVYVPVESARGEVGYYIVSDGGSMPYRVKIRAPSFVNLQALEYACVGSQFADLITILATIDPVLGDVDR
- a CDS encoding DinB family protein, producing MVRTNGRINAAMIDGLEPDDWNLTDGLGGESIRDQLTHIAHFRYGWLKELAPEHMGNARATMKRGDDGSIQMLISEPEDIKTSLLDGDEAAFQAVQAAKAQGRSFEGYADPAMILARTLAHDANHRGTIMSVLRINGRKRPEIRQAMYGLWGEE
- the nuoE gene encoding NADH-quinone oxidoreductase subunit NuoE, whose amino-acid sequence is MTYFEDKQPLVADIFSRYPASPQGRRSALMPLLREVQNAYGYVSEPQMTEIAALCGTTATEVRSVMSFYSTYHTVPTGKYHLQVCSTLMCSLAGSDELWDHLVETLDVQPGEVSPDGRFSVQKVECLGSCGTAPMMQIGDEGYYENVTPSKCARILAALHADAPPTPDNPVPVTVNAEGRQTLANGDMVGASIGGLSPLTGGTA
- the nuoF gene encoding NADH-quinone oxidoreductase subunit NuoF — translated: MTATLTPPKPITSGKDPRFAPTLYAHVGQDQSWTLEYYRQHGGYQAVTRAFAIGNDAVIDEVKKSGLRGRGGAGFATGLKWSFMPLNDGKPHYIICNADESEPGSFKDRYLLSEDPHQLIEGMIIAAFAMRASVGYIYIRGEYVHAAERIWAAIHEARDAGLLGQNILGSGFDFQIHLHRGAGAYICGEETALMNSLEGLRANPRLKPPFPAAAGLYGLPTTINNVETFCAATQILKFGPDWHAGMGTEKSKGMKLFQISGPVARPGVYELPLGTTFRELIFDWAGGPLEEIKAVIPGGSSCPMLPYDDKTLDTPMDYEAIAAAGSMLGTGGVTLIPKADCIVNATWNMVRFYAHESCGKCTPCREGISSWMVRMYEKQVRGHGQPGDVQLILDMSENIGGRSFCALADACLGPVLSSIKLFREEYDALANTQTPLYGPRKRWKEA
- the nuoG gene encoding NADH-quinone oxidoreductase subunit NuoG, producing the protein MKVTIDGVQVELPAGTSAIDAVFHAGQDVPFFCAHSYLSPVGACRMCLIESGSPRKNPDGSFVMEGEGDAATPKIFWFPKPMASCTMQATEGMHIRTAATSDVVAKAQAGMMEFTLLNHPLDCPTCDKGGACELQDRAFEYGYGASRFGFDRRHADKHYPLSDFVILDQERCIHCKRCVRYFEEVPGQEVLDFIERGGHTFIDTEEGGLPTGFQGNITDICPVGALLDNVARFRGRNWEYDHTPTTCTLCPAGCSITADARNGRLERVVARENRDVNEAWICDAGRFGHVFASEARLTKPLIRVNGELVETGWDEAIAAIRAGLGGMNTADLALFLHADSTLEEGAALEALAALTGTNSVDHWPRYPAEIPSNATLNDIATADAVVVLGADLGEEAPIVELRVLEMLRGGILPPEYAHGTAIADLRLVERPARKPEKLAVIGSASRLSGNAGTFVQAANVDLLTLIRPDSEGARAALNLLNSAQNPVLILGADVLNGASAGAFATQLSDLVSRTGAKVMAIPAAANSRGLAHLNLVPRSGGQGYAAVNHTRAAFISRLDPVATGQRLGGFTIVHDTHLTATAQAADVVLPAVTNYEKRGTTVNVEGRLLPLQQAALNAGEAADLTRTLAALAEALGLRTRIRGLKSAQALLQTRLGVDVTDLPEAGAIRPLGPVYAAPTGQTHRPQLWTERMTLKPDPWKATWVDRIESLVDNKWELPMAGSGPQLTNSQVTGSDD
- the nuoH gene encoding NADH-quinone oxidoreductase subunit NuoH; the protein is MPDWIIQLLITLLKGVGVALGLLTTFAYMTLIERRLLARMQIRLGPNRVGPMGLLQPLADAIKSIFKEDLTVTLADKLVYTLAPIIAIGCALTAFGGLPAGPAGSLFGADPWVYNLDAGLLALLAITSMGVYGIFLGGWASGSKYPILGGLRSSAQMISYELGMGLSVLGLLMLVGSTSFHAITNWQANSGWLIMFQLTAFVLFLISSFAETNRTPFDLPEAEQEIVAGYLTEYSAIKWALFQMAEYVNMITASAVMATLFFGGYRGPAFLEGLIPGIASWPFIWLFAKIAAFLFLFIWVRATLPRLRYDQLMRFGWKLLLPVALANTVLTAAIIAFTTGSLRVWLLILLGVTGVALLIGFSDRMRVLWTAPTVRREDVNLSPARPAGGD
- the nuoI gene encoding NADH-quinone oxidoreductase subunit NuoI, with translation MGVLEIAKGMGITLGKLFQKPVTVSYPEQRATLQPRFRGRHVLTRHPGTNLEKCIGCSLCAAACPAYAIYVEAAENDPANPTSPGERYASVYEINMLRCIFCGMCEEACPTGAVVMGNEFEMADYRYGDFVYAKEDMLVGVEGSLPQRREAARKGQPVRLGFKVEGGPRAELEGVTYPQ
- a CDS encoding NADH-quinone oxidoreductase subunit J family protein, whose product is MMLAFIILGALALVGGVITIAARNAVHAALGLVATLLCVGGLFATMNASFLAATQVIVYAGAIMVLFLFVIMLLNANQPVTGRDPVPLVRELAGIGGTLLAGAFVVLAFTYEDPRPLTESAAALRDGTAGAIGETLLTRFLLPFEAVSVLLLVAIVGAVALVQRPVPQPDGVPDTEPAGVLSPETGLIFEAVNQQAALKQTVLKEATLEERGRA
- the nuoK gene encoding NADH-quinone oxidoreductase subunit NuoK, with translation MVPTTYYIALSGLLFALGMIGVLTRRTAIMVFLSVELMLNAANIALVAFARSWGDLTGQTAVFIVMTLAAAEVAIGLAIIIAIFRKRETTNVDDLATLKG
- the nuoL gene encoding NADH-quinone oxidoreductase subunit L, coding for MPLYLLPLFPLLGFALLICLPRLFPGKSGGLLGSAAVLASFLVALVRFFGQTDTPSHEILWTWLPNMALNANLSVGFYLDQLSALMALIITGVGFLIHVYSLSYMSHDPKFTRFFAFLNFFVAMMLILVLADSYPLMFVGWEGVGTASYLLIGFWYAGRHAATTNPQLADESNREGISNSNAARKAFIMNRIGDLGFMLGMFLIYKLYGTLSIPELAERAESTRVAVAGIELACLFLLVGAIGKSGQLPLTTWLPDAMAGPTPVSALIHAATMVTAGVYLVARSHFLYDLAPNASLWVAWIGGLTALYGALSALNQHDIKKILAYSTVSQLGYMFMAVGLHAYSAGVFHLLTHAFFKALLFLAAGAVIHALHDQQDVRQMGGMRKFMPFTHIVSLAGVLAISGIPIWSGFFSKDAILASAFEASPLLYVIGLGVALLTAFYMGRWYFLVWRGDYRGNVAHPHEADLLMKAPLGVLAALATFGGLLNIPTFLGGNHAFDNYIGRAVPLHEHEISVSTEWLLTALAVAAGVIGLLWAAAEHRRRSLADGPLGALSTNALYLDALYDNTVSAPSRALAGALDSVDRGTDGVLGGIARNAAAPGVLFTRWQSGFVRAYAVSMLLGTALMLGYWALKTIGSGA